The following proteins are encoded in a genomic region of Pungitius pungitius chromosome 19, fPunPun2.1, whole genome shotgun sequence:
- the u2surp gene encoding U2 snRNP-associated SURP motif-containing protein isoform X3 → MIEFVVREGPMFEAMIMNREINNAMYRFLFENQSPAHVYYRWKLYSILQGEAPVKWKTEDFRMFKNGSLWRPPPLNPYLHGPYDDGEEEEEDEDGVRKGSLKEDERDKLEEMLRALTPRRGDIAEAMLFCLNRAEAAEEIVECVTESLSILKTPLPKKIARLYLVSDVLYNSSAKVSNASYYRKYFETKLCQIFADLNATYKAIQGHLQSENFKQRVMACFRAWEDWAVYPDPFLIKLQNIFLGLVNLAAEKEAPVVIVEADPVEDIDGAPIGEYVDGALLEDVDGVPIDAVPIDGAPIDGAPLDDLDGVPIKHMEEDIDGIPLDPSKEATFKVAPSKWEAVDEAELQAQAVTTSKWEAIEQTEERKKDEDDSDYDDRSPRSDDNHSYSNPIREDSDIKAKMSEMNEEKRTKLREIEVKVMKFQDELESGKRPKKPGQSLQEQVEHYRDKLLQKEKEKEKLEREKEREKKEKEKAEARLKDLKKEKEKDDTPTRKERKRRHSGSPSPSRSSTRRGRSPSPRSERSERSERSDRSYSKDTSSRSAHKDSPRPSSKKSSKRSPSPRTPKRSRRSRSKTPKKSAKKSRSKSRSPHRSHKKSKKSKH, encoded by the exons ATGATCGAGTTTGTGGTGCGTGAAGGCCCAATGTTTGAAGCCATGATCATGAACAGAGAAATCAACAATGCCATGTACAG GTTTCTATTTGAGAACCAAAGCCCGGCACATGTTTACTACCGGTGGAAGCTGTACTCCATACTACAG GGGGAAGCACCAGTCAAATGGAAAACGGAGGACTTTAGGATGTTTAAGAATGGCTCCCTGTGGCGTCCGCCTCCTCTCAATCCGTACCTCCACGGTCCGTATGATGacggtgaggaagaggaggaagacgaggacggCGTCAGGAAAGGCAGCTTAAAAGAAGA CGAGCGAGACAAACTAGAGGAGATGCTGCGTGCTTTGACTCCCAGGAGGGGAGACATTGCAGAGGCCATGTTGTTTTGTCTCAACCGAGCCGAAGCGGCCGAAGAGATAGTGGAATGTGTCACGGagtctctctccatcctcaAAACCCCTCTTCCCAAGAAG ATCGCACGGTTATATCTAGTTTCTGATGTGTTGTACAACTCTTCTGCCAAAGTATCCAATGCGTCGTACTACAGAAAATA TTTTGAAACCAAGCTATGCCAGATCTTTGCAGACCTCAACGCGACGTACAAAGCGATACAGGGCCACCTGCAGAGTGAGAACTTTAAG CAACGAGTGATGGCGTGTTTCCGGGCGTGGGAGGACTGGGCCGTGTACCCGGACCCCTTCCTGATCAAGCTGCAGAACATCTTCCTGGGTCTAGTTAATCTCGCTGCAGAGAAGGAAGCCCCCGTTGTCATTGTGGAG GCCGATCCGGTGGAGGACATTGATGGGGCTCCAATCGGGGAGTACGTAGATggggctctgctggaggatGTGGACGGGGTGCCGATCGACGCAGTGCCCATTGACGGAGCCCCTATTGACGGAGCCCCCCTGGATGACCTCGACGGGGTCCCCATCAAGCACATGGAAGAAGACATAGATGGAATACCTT TGGATCCGTCCAAAGAGGCAACCTTCAAGGTAGCACCCTCGAAATGGGAGGCGGTGGACGAGGCGGAATTACAAGCTCAAG CTGTGACAACTTCTAAATGGGAGGCAATTGAGCAaacagaagaaaggaaaaa GGACGAGGATGACAGTGATTATGATGACAGGAGCCCTCGCTCAGATGATAATCACAGCTACTCAAACCCCATCAGAGAGGACTCTGATATTAAGGCCAAAATGTctgaaatgaatgaagagaaACGCACAAAGCTCAGAGAAATCGAG GTTAAGGTCATGAAGTTCCAGGATGAGCTTGAGTCTGGGAAAAGGCCCAAGAAGCCTGGGCAGAGTCTTCAGGAGCAGGTGGAACATTACAGGGACAAATTACTACAAAAG gaaaaggaaaaagagaaacttGAAcgtgagaaagagagggagaagaaagagaaggagaaggctgAGGCACGTTTGAAGGActtgaagaaggaaaaagaaaaggatgacaCACCAACCAGGAAGGAGAG GAAACGGCGTCACAGTGGTTCACCCAGCCCATCGAGGAGTAGCACCCGACGAGGCCGGTCGCCTTCACCCCGTTCCGAGCGGTCAGAAAGATCAGAGCGCTCCGACCGCTCGTACTCTAAAGACACGTCCTCACGCTCCGCCCACAAAGACTCGCCGCGACCCAGCAGCAAAAAGTCGTCAAAGAG aTCTCCCTCTCCTCGTACACCCAAACGATCGAGGCGGTCGCGCTCAAAGACGCCCAAGAAATCAGCGAAGAAATCCCGCTCCAAATCAAGGTCTCCTCACCGGTCGCATAAAAAATCAAAGAAGAGCAAACACTGA
- the u2surp gene encoding U2 snRNP-associated SURP motif-containing protein isoform X2, with the protein MADRTPGGTQKASAKALLESKLKSFSIGKMAVAKRTLSKKEQDEIKKKEDERAAAEIYEEFLAAFEGGGEGKVKAFVRGGIANATKEEAAADEKKGKLYKPKSRFDNQSKSFLPLDTPPQFLPVDKRHSVKKPTEKEKKKSNLELFKEELKQIQEERDERHKLKGRVSRFEPLSGADGRRSFLDDCAPGSHDVGDPSTTNLYLGNINPQMNEEMLCQEFGRYGPLASVKIMWPRTDEERARERNCGFVAFMNRRDAERALKNLNGKMIMNFEMKLGWGKGVPIPPHPIYIPPSMMEHTLPPPPSGLPFNAQPRERLKNPTAPMLPPPKNKEEFEKTLSQAIVKVVIPTERNLLSLIHRMIEFVVREGPMFEAMIMNREINNAMYRFLFENQSPAHVYYRWKLYSILQGEAPVKWKTEDFRMFKNGSLWRPPPLNPYLHGPYDDGEEEEEDEDGVRKGSLKEDERDKLEEMLRALTPRRGDIAEAMLFCLNRAEAAEEIVECVTESLSILKTPLPKKIARLYLVSDVLYNSSAKVSNASYYRKYFETKLCQIFADLNATYKAIQGHLQSENFKQRVMACFRAWEDWAVYPDPFLIKLQNIFLGLVNLAAEKEAPVVIVEADPVEDIDGAPIGEYVDGALLEDVDGVPIDAVPIDGAPIDGAPLDDLDGVPIKHMEEDIDGIPLDPSKEATFKVAPSKWEAVDEAELQAQAVTTSKWEAIEQTEERKKDEDDSDYDDRSPRSDDNHSYSNPIREDSDIKAKMSEMNEEKRTKLREIEVKVMKFQDELESGKRPKKPGQSLQEQVEHYRDKLLQKEKEKEKLEREKEREKKEKEKAEARLKDLKKEKEKDDTPTRKERKRRHSGSPSPSRSSTRRGRSPSPRSERSERSERSDRSYSKDTSSRSAHKDSPRPSSKKSSKRSPSPRTPKRSRRSRSKTPKKSAKKSRSKSRSPHRSHKKSKKSKH; encoded by the exons ATGGCGGACCGAACGCCTGGTGGCACTCAAAAAGCTAGCGCTAAG GCGTTGCTTGAGAGCAAATTGAAGTCTTTCAGTATTGGCAAAATGGCAGTGGCAAAGAGGACCCTGAGTAAGAAGGAACaagatgaaataaagaaaaaa GAAGATGAGCGGGCTGCAGCCGAAATTTATGAAGAGTTTCTTGCTGcttttgaaggaggaggagagggcaaGGTCAAGGCCTTTGTCCGTGGTGGTATTGCAAATGCAACAAAAG AGGAGGCAGCTGCTGATGAGAAGAAAGGAAAATTGTACAAGCCCAAGTCACGTTTCGATAACCAGTCAAAAAGCTTCCTGCCTTTGGATACCCCGCCTCAGTTTTTACCAGTAGATAAAAGACAT TCTGTGAAGAAACCTactgaaaaggaaaagaagaagagcaacTTGGAGCTTTTCAAAGAAGAACTTAAACA AATACAAGAGGAAAGGGATGAAAGACACAAGCTGAAGGGACGCGTTAGTCGCTTCGAACCTCTCTCGGGCGCCGATGGAAGACGCTCGT TTTTGGATGATTGTGCGCCAGGTTCCCATGATGTTGGAGACCCATCCACTACTAACTTGTATCTTGGAAACATCAATCCACAG ATGAATGAGGAGATGCTGTGTCAAGAGTTTGGCCGTTATGGTCCGCTGGCCAGCGTGAAGATCATGTGGCCCAGAACAGACGAGGAGAGGGCTCGGGAGAGGAACTGTGGTTTTGTGGCTTTCATGAACAGGAGGGATGCCGAGCGAGCTCTCAAGAACCTAAATG GAAAGATGATAATGAACTTTGAGATGAAATTAGGATGGGGCAAAGGTGTGCCCATCCCACCCCACCCAATCTACATCCCTCCTTCCATGATGGAGCACACACTCCCACCACCTCCCTCCGGCCTACCCTTCAATGCACAGCCCCGGGAGAGGTTAAAGAACCCCACTGCCCCAATGCTCCCTCCACCTAAAAACAAGGAGGAGTTCGAGAAG ACTCTGTCGCAAGCCATAGTCAAAGTGGTTATCCCAACAGAAAg GAATTTGCTCTCTCTCATCCACCGAATGATCGAGTTTGTGGTGCGTGAAGGCCCAATGTTTGAAGCCATGATCATGAACAGAGAAATCAACAATGCCATGTACAG GTTTCTATTTGAGAACCAAAGCCCGGCACATGTTTACTACCGGTGGAAGCTGTACTCCATACTACAG GGGGAAGCACCAGTCAAATGGAAAACGGAGGACTTTAGGATGTTTAAGAATGGCTCCCTGTGGCGTCCGCCTCCTCTCAATCCGTACCTCCACGGTCCGTATGATGacggtgaggaagaggaggaagacgaggacggCGTCAGGAAAGGCAGCTTAAAAGAAGA CGAGCGAGACAAACTAGAGGAGATGCTGCGTGCTTTGACTCCCAGGAGGGGAGACATTGCAGAGGCCATGTTGTTTTGTCTCAACCGAGCCGAAGCGGCCGAAGAGATAGTGGAATGTGTCACGGagtctctctccatcctcaAAACCCCTCTTCCCAAGAAG ATCGCACGGTTATATCTAGTTTCTGATGTGTTGTACAACTCTTCTGCCAAAGTATCCAATGCGTCGTACTACAGAAAATA TTTTGAAACCAAGCTATGCCAGATCTTTGCAGACCTCAACGCGACGTACAAAGCGATACAGGGCCACCTGCAGAGTGAGAACTTTAAG CAACGAGTGATGGCGTGTTTCCGGGCGTGGGAGGACTGGGCCGTGTACCCGGACCCCTTCCTGATCAAGCTGCAGAACATCTTCCTGGGTCTAGTTAATCTCGCTGCAGAGAAGGAAGCCCCCGTTGTCATTGTGGAG GCCGATCCGGTGGAGGACATTGATGGGGCTCCAATCGGGGAGTACGTAGATggggctctgctggaggatGTGGACGGGGTGCCGATCGACGCAGTGCCCATTGACGGAGCCCCTATTGACGGAGCCCCCCTGGATGACCTCGACGGGGTCCCCATCAAGCACATGGAAGAAGACATAGATGGAATACCTT TGGATCCGTCCAAAGAGGCAACCTTCAAGGTAGCACCCTCGAAATGGGAGGCGGTGGACGAGGCGGAATTACAAGCTCAAG CTGTGACAACTTCTAAATGGGAGGCAATTGAGCAaacagaagaaaggaaaaa GGACGAGGATGACAGTGATTATGATGACAGGAGCCCTCGCTCAGATGATAATCACAGCTACTCAAACCCCATCAGAGAGGACTCTGATATTAAGGCCAAAATGTctgaaatgaatgaagagaaACGCACAAAGCTCAGAGAAATCGAG GTTAAGGTCATGAAGTTCCAGGATGAGCTTGAGTCTGGGAAAAGGCCCAAGAAGCCTGGGCAGAGTCTTCAGGAGCAGGTGGAACATTACAGGGACAAATTACTACAAAAG gaaaaggaaaaagagaaacttGAAcgtgagaaagagagggagaagaaagagaaggagaaggctgAGGCACGTTTGAAGGActtgaagaaggaaaaagaaaaggatgacaCACCAACCAGGAAGGAGAG GAAACGGCGTCACAGTGGTTCACCCAGCCCATCGAGGAGTAGCACCCGACGAGGCCGGTCGCCTTCACCCCGTTCCGAGCGGTCAGAAAGATCAGAGCGCTCCGACCGCTCGTACTCTAAAGACACGTCCTCACGCTCCGCCCACAAAGACTCGCCGCGACCCAGCAGCAAAAAGTCGTCAAAGAG aTCTCCCTCTCCTCGTACACCCAAACGATCGAGGCGGTCGCGCTCAAAGACGCCCAAGAAATCAGCGAAGAAATCCCGCTCCAAATCAAGGTCTCCTCACCGGTCGCATAAAAAATCAAAGAAGAGCAAACACTGA
- the u2surp gene encoding U2 snRNP-associated SURP motif-containing protein isoform X1, whose protein sequence is MADRTPGGTQKASAKALLESKLKSFSIGKMAVAKRTLSKKEQDEIKKKEDERAAAEIYEEFLAAFEGGGEGKVKAFVRGGIANATKEEAAADEKKGKLYKPKSRFDNQSKSFLPLDTPPQFLPVDKRHSVKKPTEKEKKKSNLELFKEELKQIQEERDERHKLKGRVSRFEPLSGADGRRSSDGSSRRNRPSSVLDDCAPGSHDVGDPSTTNLYLGNINPQMNEEMLCQEFGRYGPLASVKIMWPRTDEERARERNCGFVAFMNRRDAERALKNLNGKMIMNFEMKLGWGKGVPIPPHPIYIPPSMMEHTLPPPPSGLPFNAQPRERLKNPTAPMLPPPKNKEEFEKTLSQAIVKVVIPTERNLLSLIHRMIEFVVREGPMFEAMIMNREINNAMYRFLFENQSPAHVYYRWKLYSILQGEAPVKWKTEDFRMFKNGSLWRPPPLNPYLHGPYDDGEEEEEDEDGVRKGSLKEDERDKLEEMLRALTPRRGDIAEAMLFCLNRAEAAEEIVECVTESLSILKTPLPKKIARLYLVSDVLYNSSAKVSNASYYRKYFETKLCQIFADLNATYKAIQGHLQSENFKQRVMACFRAWEDWAVYPDPFLIKLQNIFLGLVNLAAEKEAPVVIVEADPVEDIDGAPIGEYVDGALLEDVDGVPIDAVPIDGAPIDGAPLDDLDGVPIKHMEEDIDGIPLDPSKEATFKVAPSKWEAVDEAELQAQAVTTSKWEAIEQTEERKKDEDDSDYDDRSPRSDDNHSYSNPIREDSDIKAKMSEMNEEKRTKLREIEVKVMKFQDELESGKRPKKPGQSLQEQVEHYRDKLLQKEKEKEKLEREKEREKKEKEKAEARLKDLKKEKEKDDTPTRKERKRRHSGSPSPSRSSTRRGRSPSPRSERSERSERSDRSYSKDTSSRSAHKDSPRPSSKKSSKRSPSPRTPKRSRRSRSKTPKKSAKKSRSKSRSPHRSHKKSKKSKH, encoded by the exons ATGGCGGACCGAACGCCTGGTGGCACTCAAAAAGCTAGCGCTAAG GCGTTGCTTGAGAGCAAATTGAAGTCTTTCAGTATTGGCAAAATGGCAGTGGCAAAGAGGACCCTGAGTAAGAAGGAACaagatgaaataaagaaaaaa GAAGATGAGCGGGCTGCAGCCGAAATTTATGAAGAGTTTCTTGCTGcttttgaaggaggaggagagggcaaGGTCAAGGCCTTTGTCCGTGGTGGTATTGCAAATGCAACAAAAG AGGAGGCAGCTGCTGATGAGAAGAAAGGAAAATTGTACAAGCCCAAGTCACGTTTCGATAACCAGTCAAAAAGCTTCCTGCCTTTGGATACCCCGCCTCAGTTTTTACCAGTAGATAAAAGACAT TCTGTGAAGAAACCTactgaaaaggaaaagaagaagagcaacTTGGAGCTTTTCAAAGAAGAACTTAAACA AATACAAGAGGAAAGGGATGAAAGACACAAGCTGAAGGGACGCGTTAGTCGCTTCGAACCTCTCTCGGGCGCCGATGGAAGACGCTCGT CGGATGGTTCTTCAAGAAGAAACCGTCCGTCCAGTG TTTTGGATGATTGTGCGCCAGGTTCCCATGATGTTGGAGACCCATCCACTACTAACTTGTATCTTGGAAACATCAATCCACAG ATGAATGAGGAGATGCTGTGTCAAGAGTTTGGCCGTTATGGTCCGCTGGCCAGCGTGAAGATCATGTGGCCCAGAACAGACGAGGAGAGGGCTCGGGAGAGGAACTGTGGTTTTGTGGCTTTCATGAACAGGAGGGATGCCGAGCGAGCTCTCAAGAACCTAAATG GAAAGATGATAATGAACTTTGAGATGAAATTAGGATGGGGCAAAGGTGTGCCCATCCCACCCCACCCAATCTACATCCCTCCTTCCATGATGGAGCACACACTCCCACCACCTCCCTCCGGCCTACCCTTCAATGCACAGCCCCGGGAGAGGTTAAAGAACCCCACTGCCCCAATGCTCCCTCCACCTAAAAACAAGGAGGAGTTCGAGAAG ACTCTGTCGCAAGCCATAGTCAAAGTGGTTATCCCAACAGAAAg GAATTTGCTCTCTCTCATCCACCGAATGATCGAGTTTGTGGTGCGTGAAGGCCCAATGTTTGAAGCCATGATCATGAACAGAGAAATCAACAATGCCATGTACAG GTTTCTATTTGAGAACCAAAGCCCGGCACATGTTTACTACCGGTGGAAGCTGTACTCCATACTACAG GGGGAAGCACCAGTCAAATGGAAAACGGAGGACTTTAGGATGTTTAAGAATGGCTCCCTGTGGCGTCCGCCTCCTCTCAATCCGTACCTCCACGGTCCGTATGATGacggtgaggaagaggaggaagacgaggacggCGTCAGGAAAGGCAGCTTAAAAGAAGA CGAGCGAGACAAACTAGAGGAGATGCTGCGTGCTTTGACTCCCAGGAGGGGAGACATTGCAGAGGCCATGTTGTTTTGTCTCAACCGAGCCGAAGCGGCCGAAGAGATAGTGGAATGTGTCACGGagtctctctccatcctcaAAACCCCTCTTCCCAAGAAG ATCGCACGGTTATATCTAGTTTCTGATGTGTTGTACAACTCTTCTGCCAAAGTATCCAATGCGTCGTACTACAGAAAATA TTTTGAAACCAAGCTATGCCAGATCTTTGCAGACCTCAACGCGACGTACAAAGCGATACAGGGCCACCTGCAGAGTGAGAACTTTAAG CAACGAGTGATGGCGTGTTTCCGGGCGTGGGAGGACTGGGCCGTGTACCCGGACCCCTTCCTGATCAAGCTGCAGAACATCTTCCTGGGTCTAGTTAATCTCGCTGCAGAGAAGGAAGCCCCCGTTGTCATTGTGGAG GCCGATCCGGTGGAGGACATTGATGGGGCTCCAATCGGGGAGTACGTAGATggggctctgctggaggatGTGGACGGGGTGCCGATCGACGCAGTGCCCATTGACGGAGCCCCTATTGACGGAGCCCCCCTGGATGACCTCGACGGGGTCCCCATCAAGCACATGGAAGAAGACATAGATGGAATACCTT TGGATCCGTCCAAAGAGGCAACCTTCAAGGTAGCACCCTCGAAATGGGAGGCGGTGGACGAGGCGGAATTACAAGCTCAAG CTGTGACAACTTCTAAATGGGAGGCAATTGAGCAaacagaagaaaggaaaaa GGACGAGGATGACAGTGATTATGATGACAGGAGCCCTCGCTCAGATGATAATCACAGCTACTCAAACCCCATCAGAGAGGACTCTGATATTAAGGCCAAAATGTctgaaatgaatgaagagaaACGCACAAAGCTCAGAGAAATCGAG GTTAAGGTCATGAAGTTCCAGGATGAGCTTGAGTCTGGGAAAAGGCCCAAGAAGCCTGGGCAGAGTCTTCAGGAGCAGGTGGAACATTACAGGGACAAATTACTACAAAAG gaaaaggaaaaagagaaacttGAAcgtgagaaagagagggagaagaaagagaaggagaaggctgAGGCACGTTTGAAGGActtgaagaaggaaaaagaaaaggatgacaCACCAACCAGGAAGGAGAG GAAACGGCGTCACAGTGGTTCACCCAGCCCATCGAGGAGTAGCACCCGACGAGGCCGGTCGCCTTCACCCCGTTCCGAGCGGTCAGAAAGATCAGAGCGCTCCGACCGCTCGTACTCTAAAGACACGTCCTCACGCTCCGCCCACAAAGACTCGCCGCGACCCAGCAGCAAAAAGTCGTCAAAGAG aTCTCCCTCTCCTCGTACACCCAAACGATCGAGGCGGTCGCGCTCAAAGACGCCCAAGAAATCAGCGAAGAAATCCCGCTCCAAATCAAGGTCTCCTCACCGGTCGCATAAAAAATCAAAGAAGAGCAAACACTGA